From a region of the Saccharomycodes ludwigii strain NBRC 1722 chromosome VII, whole genome shotgun sequence genome:
- a CDS encoding M48 family metallopeptidase (similar to Saccharomyces cerevisiae YJR117W | STE24 | STErile) produces MSPILYAVGKIFDKFTDNFIYYIMGFIAILQVLMILLVPTVILPLFNKFTPLEDGELKTKIEDLARKLKFPLDKIFVVDGSKRSSHSNAYFTGLPFFKQRIVIFDTLIEQSSVDEVVAVLGHEIGHWKKNHIIQLLLVGQFHISVIFPLFSAVYQNKSLYKSFGFNIESATGQKSVGKKVFLNNKFPYLIGFSIFGELLKPMDCLVQFIMNLFIRHNEYEADAFATKLGYGKELSQALITLQVANLSSMHVDPLYPSYHYNHPTLIERLDAIEAEIVKLEKKN; encoded by the coding sequence ATGTCCCCGATTTTGTACGCTGTTGGTAAGATATTCGATAAATTCACCgacaattttatttattacatTATGGGGTTTATCGCCATTTTACAAgttttaatgattttattgGTTCCCACTGTGATTTTGCCcttgtttaataaattcaCGCCATTAGAAGACGGTGAATTGAAAACCAAGATTGAAGATTTGGCACGTAAATTGAAATTTCCATTggataaaatttttgtcGTTGATGGCAGCAAAAGATCTAGTCACTCAAACGCTTATTTTACCGGTTTGCCATTTTTCAAACAAAGAATTGTTATATTTGATACATTGATCGAACAATCCAGTGTTGATGAAGTTGTTGCCGTTCTAGGTCATGAAATTGGgcattggaaaaaaaatcatattaTACAATTGTTGCTTGTTGGTCAATTCCATATATCAGTTATTTTCCCTCTATTTTCTGCGGTTTATCAGAACAAATCACTATACAAGAGCTTTGGTTTCAACATTGAATCAGCAACTGGTCAAAAATCAGTTGGGAAAAAAGtgtttttgaataataaattcCCTTATTTAATTGGGTTTTCTATCTTTGGCGAATTATTGAAACCTATGGATTGTCTTGTCCAATTTATTatgaatttatttattagaCATAACGAGTATGAGGCTGATGCTTTTGCTACTAAGTTAGGCTATGGTAAAGAACTAAGCCAAGCCTTGATCACTTTACAAGTTGCTAATTTAAGTAGTATGCATGTTGATCCATTGTATCCTAGCTACCATTATAACCACCCAACTTTAATAGAACGTTTGGATGCCATTGAAGCCGAAATTGttaaattagaaaagaagaactag